The genomic window TTAATGAATGAATCAGCCAATCACCAGACAGACTGGACAGGTGACACATCAGCTTTCCTTCGCTAAAACTTCAACCACAAGATCAATCACAAAACAAGTGGAAAAGAgatattaaaatacaataaagAGCAGTTCAACAACATGGACGGACAGTATGTCACAACCAACGCATAACTAAAACACGTTTCCTCCATATTTTGTCATGCCAAAAACGCTAAGCTTAACCATTCGTAGTAACTGAAAGGGTTCACTTGAACTGTACTGAATTTAAACGAGGGTTTACAAATTAATTGTAGAAATATAAGTACGAGTGAAATATGTGCTATTAGTGTTAAAAAGTGATCGTAAAATCAGTCAATTCTGTATCTAGGATGTCAGTTGATCATCTAACTAACATGAATGTAAAAGGCTCTATATAGTATTTTTCTTAATCAGCTCAGTGCCCTACAGCTCACCTCCTACACATTCGACTGTCACCTAAACCCGCCAATATGCAAAATCATCGACTATAGACTGCGCATACCATCTATAAGGTCTATCAAGATACCTGATCATATAGTTAAATACTTTGTTCTGAGGTCTATTAGCTCACTTGTGAAATTAAAAAACATGGATAtagctagttaaataaatatacattactgATTCAACGAAAAGGCTAtgtgtgtggttggttggttgaacGCCACTCCTCCATTATCtgagtgtactgtatgtaccaggGATACAGCAAGAGTTAAACACCATAATGCATCATGGGACATCAGCCTGCACTAAGCCCGACAACCACAAACCACATTCAGCCTTAGCTTTGGCACATAAAACAGCTCAGGCTAAATGCACTCTTGTGAGAAAATATACGGTATCTTTGTGTGCTCGTGCCAATAGAATATTTGGAAAAGCCTACTACCCTTTGATGGTTAAGTTGAGTGCTACTGGCACAAAGTGATAGACAGGATACAAGACAGCCACAGACTCTTTTTTTTAACAGCACTCACCTAATCTATAGATGTAGCTATTTCTTCTATTGACAAAATGTCAGATTATCTCATACAAAGATGCCAAATGACATATAATGTGCTTTCCTTTCCTTCCTTTACATAGCGATTCAACCATACCTCCATCTGTGCTTCTTCTGTACAGTACTAGCTGCAGTTGACATGAATTAAGGCGTCGGAGGGAAAGAAACAGGCGGATGGAAAAGAGATAAATAAGGATGGGAGGATAGATGAAGGGAGGGGGGAAGGGAAGGAAAGGGAAGCCATCATGAGTTTCTTCAGGATTTTCCATTATGGATTGACTTGGATGCACTATCCCACTCATAAATAATACACATTATCATGATTTCAAAAATACCATGTCTAGTGCTGATGATTCATATAAAGCACTCCTCTGTGCAGGGCTACATACTGCGTTACAGTAGTACAGACTGTTTTGTCTGTACTACTTTGTCCCTTAACCTCTAACCCTTGCTCTACCACAGAGGGGATAGTGCATCAATTACATGAAACAGTtctaaaacacacactcctagGATTCCCTTCAAAGCCCCTGACAGCCCCTTGCCGACCCCGGCCTGCACAGTGCAGAGGGCGGCCTCTAGTGGCCACCGCCAGAGTTGCTGCTCCCCGTTGTCCAATCAACGATGATGAAGCTCAAACTCATGATCATGAAGGCGACCCCCAGACCAGCGAAACATGCGGCCTGGGAGGACAGAGGAAACACCATCATTAGAATGTATTTTAACGGGGTAACCATAACCATACAGTAACCATAAGGACACAATACTAATCACAAAGATCATATTACAATTATCGTGGAGAGGCTTAGAAAGATGCCATCACGATATGGTGATATAGCATATGGCTAGGGTGAGACAGGGGAGAGGATGAGATACGTGCTCACCAGTATCTTGGGGATGGAGTGCATGGGTTCCTGCTCCTTAGGCACAATGCGGATGTAGAAGATAGCAGGGAAGATGAAGATCAGACAGGGGGCAGATGTGGCacctggaggaggaagaggatggaggaagTGAGTGGGATGAAGAGCAGGGCTACAGTTTACACTTCTAGGTTTAATCTGTGCAACTAACCGATAATGCCGAAGATTCCCAGGATGTTGGGGGCGAAGATGACCAACATGTTGATGAAGGAGAGTAGGGTGACGGCGATGGCCACGTGACGAAGCCAATTAAACGACTTACTGGCGAAGAACATCTGATTCAGAGCCCTCCGCACCTGAGAGgatagatagagagtgagagagatggagaggggcagagagagaaggagggagggggagagagatagggagggggaAAGACAATAAAGTAAAGGAATCCGTGAGGTACTCTCAGAAACAACAGGGTCATCCCACTTCAAATGAGCATCTCAATTCAGCAAGCCACGACACCCATCATTTCAGattaagacatgaggaatccaaatgATTGGTCAAAAGCCACCTACTAACCCCCCTCAGACCccacaccaatcccaccccaacggCTAGTATACAATATCAGTTCCCTGTCTTTTAGACGAGGGAAGAGTGTATAGTGGAGGGGGGTGTAACTTACTGGGAAGAGCACAATGGGGACGGTCAGTGTGACAGCGGTGAGGACAGCCAATCGCACGCACAGGATCAGCGTGTCATAAGGGTCGATCCTGCTGTATGTGTGCAGCAGCTCTGTCTCGGTCTTACCTGTAAAGGTAACATCAGGGGGAACGTCAAGAGGTACAGTATTATACACTAAAAACCCCAAACTAAGCCGTACTTGTGTTGACCGAGACATTGATGACGGCTGTTCCTCATTGAAACACATAATCCAACGTGTCACAAGGTATAACATAATAGTGCAGTGTAGTGTGCAGTACTACATAATGACCACAAGGGAGAGTTATGCTCCTATTTCCAATAGACTGAGGCAACTCGCTGCAAACAAGTGTATGGGTAATAATCATTTATTATTGTAATTTCCATTCAACACAACCGACATTGCAACTGTTCAATAACATTCAATATGTTCATGAAGGCACAGGGGACTATCCCAAAAGGATATAATGTTTCTGTTCAATTATACGTTACTGCACACAACAGTGTGGCATTTGTTTTGTATCTTATGCATGCTAGCTTGTTGCAAGTCAGATTTTATTTTCGAAACACAATGTCTCTTTGGAACTCCACCCATGGAAAATACTTGATAGGTTTCCATCTAGATATTCAACCCACGTTAGACTACCTTCTGAGGAGAACCTCCCCGGGCTTTCGAACGTAACGTGAGAAGCCTGGGCCTTCGAGGCTACAGCACACATAGTCATGAGTACGGTATATTTCAGGCAGAGGAAAGGGCATGGGTGGTGAAGTGAAAGTGCTCACCGTAAAAGGTCAGGTAGCCGAAGAGAGCAGCCAGGAAGTACATGGTGTACATCACAAGGATCGAGAGGTTGGAGACGTGCTGCATCCTCCTCTGAGTAGGgctgaataacacacacacacacacacacactggttaacGTCACAGCCAGCACTAACAATCCAACGGCTCAGTTGGTGCTCGCAACAAGGTCTTGCGGGTTTGAATCCCACATGGGCCGCATATACTATATACGTgtcatgccattccattcgctccattccagaCGTTATtacgagccgtcctcccctcagcagcctcctgtgatacaTGCGGGAGCCTATGAACAGAGGTTTCGTGCTGGGAGGCACTGTGTGGAGACAGACGGAGCAGGGCAGGAAAGGGCAGGCATACTCACTTGCGGAGCTCAGTGTAGATAGGCAGAACCTCAGGATGACACACAAAGGCAAAGGCCAGGATGGGGATGGTGTACGCTGTCTGTAAAGGAAACGCACACAAacgcccagtgttaccatagacCACTGACCTACCTCAGAGGGACCGCTCATTTACTCATCTACTAGACTTACATGGCCTGCACCTTTGCAGTACATAGGTGAGCAAAGGCCGCGTCCAGCTATGGTCAAAAGTACTTTACAACacagggaatggggtgccatttgggacagagacaaAGTGAACGAGGGCAACGGTGAAACATTGGGCCTCGAGTCTGGTGTGCTGTACCTGAGAGTTCATGGTGAACATACGGGCACCGCAGTGGGAGTCATCCATCTCATGTACCAGACCATTATCATGGGTAGCATGGTTGTCAGTGATGTTTAGGTGAATGTCGAGGTGAGACACTGTGTGATTGGCTGCCGAGAACTCCTCGAAGGGACAGGGGATCTGAAACTTCTTGTAGATCACCTGCAGGGAGagcgaggaagaggaaggagagagaggaggataatgagagagagggagaacgagagagagagagaggggtgggataCACGTCAAGCAATGCAGCAACAGGTCCCAGAGGTCAGTGTCATATGAAGAAACAGGAGGACTGGGACGAGAAAGATGGGGaaagaaggagggaaggagagatgaaggagagatgaggagggaaggagagggagtatcACAGAGCCCAGAAAAGCCATTTCACAGTAGATTAGAGTGAGTCAGTCTAAGGACTTTGGTTGAGCTCTTTCCCTTTGATGTGTTTACTGCCATCAACACAAACCATTCCCATATATGAAATACCTATGAAAATAGATACAGGGAGAGAGTGGACCGATAAGGAGATCTGCCAAGTTATGAGTGACAAATCACATAAACCTTCATCCACTCAGATGATGTGAACTGACTTTTTAAATAGTTCCTgtgtataaactcagcaaaaaaagaaacatccctttttcaggaccctgtctttcaaagataattcgtaaaaatccaaaaaacttcacagatcttcattgtaaagggttttaaacactgtttcccatgcttgttcaatgaaccataaacaattaatgaacatgcacctgtggaacggtcgttaagacactaacagctttgtgatgaccctcccactcggtctgccgtattctttctctttgctcttgttttccttattaggatgtcggCGGGCGGAGCTGGGAGAGTCGTCAGCGACATGGGACACatctgggctcgggtgtgtcctgggata from Salmo trutta chromosome 16, fSalTru1.1, whole genome shotgun sequence includes these protein-coding regions:
- the LOC115150974 gene encoding sodium-coupled neutral amino acid transporter 3 isoform X1 yields the protein MEPAQSEMSILGCSPNGKGHNLGDDKYVPMKTMPEELDTNGTQNARFDDPDGILESEEFLPNGDGKKPMHFTDFEGKTSFGMSVFNLGNAIMGSGILGLAYAMANTGILLFLFLLTVVAVLSCYSIHLLLKSSGIVGIRAYEQLGYRAFGTPGKMAAGIAITLQNIGAMSSYLYIVKSEFPLVIQAFSRADPNADLWYLNGNYLVVMVSIGIILPLALMKQLGYLGYTSGFSLSCMVFFLSAVIYKKFQIPCPFEEFSAANHTVSHLDIHLNITDNHATHDNGLVHEMDDSHCGARMFTMNSQTAYTIPILAFAFVCHPEVLPIYTELRNPTQRRMQHVSNLSILVMYTMYFLAALFGYLTFYGKTETELLHTYSRIDPYDTLILCVRLAVLTAVTLTVPIVLFPVRRALNQMFFASKSFNWLRHVAIAVTLLSFINMLVIFAPNILGIFGIIGATSAPCLIFIFPAIFYIRIVPKEQEPMHSIPKILAACFAGLGVAFMIMSLSFIIVDWTTGSSNSGGGH
- the LOC115150974 gene encoding sodium-coupled neutral amino acid transporter 3 isoform X2 encodes the protein MEPAQSEMSILGCSPNGKGHNLGDDKYVPMKTMPEELDTFDDPDGILESEEFLPNGDGKKPMHFTDFEGKTSFGMSVFNLGNAIMGSGILGLAYAMANTGILLFLFLLTVVAVLSCYSIHLLLKSSGIVGIRAYEQLGYRAFGTPGKMAAGIAITLQNIGAMSSYLYIVKSEFPLVIQAFSRADPNADLWYLNGNYLVVMVSIGIILPLALMKQLGYLGYTSGFSLSCMVFFLSAVIYKKFQIPCPFEEFSAANHTVSHLDIHLNITDNHATHDNGLVHEMDDSHCGARMFTMNSQTAYTIPILAFAFVCHPEVLPIYTELRNPTQRRMQHVSNLSILVMYTMYFLAALFGYLTFYGKTETELLHTYSRIDPYDTLILCVRLAVLTAVTLTVPIVLFPVRRALNQMFFASKSFNWLRHVAIAVTLLSFINMLVIFAPNILGIFGIIGATSAPCLIFIFPAIFYIRIVPKEQEPMHSIPKILAACFAGLGVAFMIMSLSFIIVDWTTGSSNSGGGH